In Lolium perenne isolate Kyuss_39 chromosome 5, Kyuss_2.0, whole genome shotgun sequence, the sequence acctcgctttGTATTttttcgacttcggagatggttatgcttggagtttctacgcaagtcttcaacttccctataaactcgggggctactgatatgggcatacccttcgggtacccattattagtatacctggctcggcccaatatggagaagatcaaatatggagaaggcccaacaaggtaacccgaagaagtagtcgactaggactcttgtaaaaccctaggctggttgcacatataaagctagccagggcacccgaaataaaggGAGAACATATAGATagcagatagacaacatagctccgcctacggcgacaccctgtaaacatacttatgatcttatactggattgctagcagcacgtagggatcctccaccgaggggacccgaagctgggtacgtcgtgtgcctaatctcgctcccggaatctccatcgccgctctctcccgaaaccccagtctacaatacgtaggcattgccgaggtgatccctcgtcaatattgttctactaaccgttgcttccggttgcactgtTATTCTGCAAGTTTGTGCATTGTAATTCTGTACTGCACTTGCTAACCAAAATGACATCCAAAGATTTGCTGGAGTTGCAGGTTCATCCGGCTGCGGTGGTGGTTGAGGCGCCGCAGGCAGCGCGCagccgttgaggccaagcatggAGTACGCCGTTTTAAGACGACGCGacatttttgaggtggagaggagagactggcgcggcggcggtggtggagacgAGAGAGGACACCGCGactacggtggtggagatgagaggatagcaccgcgaTGGTGGACGGTGTACGTACTAATAGGGGCGCTAACTACCCGCATTTACGGTGGCCTAGGCGAGTGGACGCCGTGTGGCCAGTCGCCGCCCTCATCGCCGCCTCTGTTTCCGAGCAGGAGATCATTAAACGCCgatgaccaaccttcccgcgtcgcatCCGATGCGAACCttcgcgtcctctcgctgacaagacGCCCTCACCCGTGAAAACCGTCGTTGCCGAcgcggcacggggttgccggtgcTTCTATTGGGATGAAAAACCGTCAGCGCTACTTCAAacgcgccggtgcgagcccatttcgCCTCCAAAACTATATGGGGCCGCtgatggagatgctcttatacacCTTGTGGAGATGTCGAACAAACGTCTCTGCCGTCCGCGGCGCTGGGCCGGTATGGGATTGTCGACATTAAATTGAGCTTCAAAATGTGCCGGCCACTTTTAAAGGGCGTGGGTGAGATGTTGTTTTGTGCCCGTTTACTCGATAGAACTAGTATTGAGATCATTATTGGGACGTTAAACTATACAAAGAAGAAGGGCTAGAAAAAGACACCCGAGGGGCGGcactattggtcggagagaaaatGGTCGCTGAACAGTGGCAGAATAATTTCACAAATAGGTCACATCTGATCATGTGCGTGAGTGCCTGAGTGGTCACCATACAGGGCAACTTTGATTGATCCACGTATTTGAGGTGGACAAAGTATAGGCTAATTAAATCCAGACAGGTCCACCTGGGCCATCTGTGGAGCCCTCGGAGGCTGGCCGGGATCTTTTCCGGATCGATCTCAGCATCAAGATCATCGTCTGGTGCTGCGCTCTcaaagcatctccactcgtccccctgaCGAggtccccggcgagcgttttttccatccggacggcgtaattcggtccagtcgcgcccccggttcctcgttttcgtccggatttgggcctaaatccatccggcgatcccacgccatccccggccccccggggagcgctcggggactccggacgaaacgaaagcgcgcgtggccccaacttgtcggcgacgatggcctccgatctacggcaaaaccctcgtcttcccgatctacggcaataccctcgtcgaacgaaagctttgaactctcaagtggtgcaacatagatagattatatatatatttcgaatataattcgaataaacataaaaattacatataatttttttaaaactaaactactccttcttcttcttagaaggccccgcctcatcgtcgtcgcggcgacgcttccggctcgtcacctcctcgtcggaggaagttgagtcctcctcgtcgtcgtcctcatcagcctcttcgtcctcctcctcctgctcctgctcctgctcctcctcctcttcctcggcctcttcctcggcctgctccacggcctcttcgtcctcctcctcgtcgtcccactcgtcctcgctggccggcgggggaatcgtcgctgctggacgatgcagctggatcccaccaatggcgccatccaggcggcttcccctcgctgtcggtgtccgatggccaagagatatcgctcatggttgacggagatggttgacggaggatggtgacgagagaacagatgaatggcgtcgcccgtcgaaaaccgtatatgtaggtctctcgacgaaagagagcggcggttgctcttccgcggagttcgtgctccattacggtggttctcgcatcgaggccaattcgaccgttcccgacgagtcgttTCGGCTCTCCAGTCCACCTcgcgacggttcaatgcgtcgacggaactccgacgattgcccttcccggtgactgcgccgtcgctatgcacgcggtgggtgcgcgtccatgggctcgcggctggaaaaatgggcctccccaggccaaaaactacatccatccggcgctaaatttcgccggatttgggcgtggggagggccaacgagtggggatgctctcacGCTCACTCGGTAGCTGCTGGGAACGTCGCCCTCTGGGCGGGACCTCCTTCATCCTATGGCCAAGTGACAAGATGCCAAAATATTTGTTGCCTGTTTTGGAAGCAAAGATTTGGGCGGCGTCTCGCTTCACCTAGATATTGCTGACTGTGGCGCGGAAAAGGAAGCAAGGCCATGAAGCTGCCACGCTGCTCGCTTATGTCAGCGTGAGCGTGACGGGGCCTACCCCAGTTCCATTTCTTCCCGCCGGGTAACCACCGCCCGCTTGCCTATATATCCCTCCTCCGCCGTATCCCCATTCTTCTAAACCAAGCTCCGCCGCCCATCGACACACAGCAAGCTAGCCCCACAGCCACAGGTCGGTGTGCTCGGAGCCTCCTCCTCCACAGGCACTTGAACAGAGATGGACGccgcctccacgtccggccaGGAGCAGCCCCACAGCCACAGGACGGTGTGCTCGGAGCCGCCGAAGCGCCCCGCGGGGCGCACCAAGTTCCACGAGACGCGCCACCCGGTGTACCGCGGCGTGCGCCGCCGCGGCCGCGTCGGGCAGTGGGTGTGCGAGATGCGCGTGCACGGCACCAGGGGCTCCAGGCTGCGGCTCGGCACCTTCGCCACCGCCGAGATGGCGGCCCGCGCGCACGACGCCGCCGCGCTCGCGCTCTCGGGCCCCGACGCCTGCCTCAACTTCGCCGACTCCGCGTGGCGGATGCTCCCCGTGCTCGCCGCAGGGTCCTTCGGCTTCGGCAGCGCGCGGGAGGTCAAggccgccgtcgccctcgccgtcgtcGCGTTCACGGTCCGGGATACCACTGTCGCGTCCGCCCTGTCGGCCGCCGC encodes:
- the LOC127302487 gene encoding dehydration-responsive element-binding protein 1B-like, with protein sequence MDAASTSGQEQPHSHRTVCSEPPKRPAGRTKFHETRHPVYRGVRRRGRVGQWVCEMRVHGTRGSRLRLGTFATAEMAARAHDAAALALSGPDACLNFADSAWRMLPVLAAGSFGFGSAREVKAAVALAVVAFTVRDTTVASALSAAAEKVAVVIGSTTPSAALFYLSSGDLLELDEEHCFGGMVAGPYYESLAQGMLVEPPDAGAWREDGGAVQTPLWS